One Centropristis striata isolate RG_2023a ecotype Rhode Island chromosome 22, C.striata_1.0, whole genome shotgun sequence genomic window carries:
- the LOC131960533 gene encoding uncharacterized protein LOC131960533, which produces MEYFPVVVFPAAASVLAGSSDCRAAGVDRPGAVFQGQPGEVPAEPRAQSLVVPPPPQARPVYNQPPTSPDPFFAFAFVWMPHRMWHLQLTCPQPLCTGSMTKAGLYRTIRRVLDIDGWYLMATEYLSCRQCKKKVGGWSQGIVRQLSPTYSCQFPAILTYRLSCDLRVVAQLRSRTLGNSAARLYNTLREAHSEAWMRRAIHYLGVCEQFLALCMVRRQFPPPPEMPPVPSPIWLLTIYSYDILMRLDEYKARIMSTFGSILKMDSTKKVTNKLAGTATDTAAWATNIGNEHGQVLISSEGSDGLSMMAAGLIRRYRLAGVPPPPAPICRSGLLQQRRLVQDSCLVFGVKCFCNSTVVSLSIILSSYKTKKICKNK; this is translated from the exons ATGGAATATTttcctgttgttgtctttcCAGCTGCTGCCTCAGTCCTGGCGGGCAGCTCTGACTGCAGAGCAGCAGGAGTGGATCGGCCGGGTGCTGTTTTCCAGGGGCAGCCGGGGGAGGTCCCAGCTGAACCAAGAGCTCAATCTCTGGtggtacccccccccccccaagccCGGCCAGTCTACAACCAGCCTCCCACGTCCCCCGACCCCTTCTTTGCATTTGCGTTTGTCTGGATGCCACACCGCATGTGGCATCTGCAGCTGACATGCCCCCAGCCTTTGTGCACCGGGTCCATGACAAAGGCTGGGCTGTACAGGACCATCCGGAGGGTCCTAGACATTGACGGCTGGTATCTCATGGCCACCGAGTACCTGAGCTGCCGTCAATGTAAGAAGAAGGTCGGAGGATGGTCACAGGGCATTGTTAGGCAGCTGTCCCCCACCTACAGCTGCCAATTCCCAGCTATACTGACGTATAG GCTGTCCTGTGACCTGAGGGTGGTTGCCCAGCTGAGGTCCCGCACTTTGGGAAACAGTGCTGCTCGGCTGTACAACACCCTCCGGGAGGCACATTCAGAAGCCTGGATGCGGAGAGCGATCCATTACCTCGGCGTGTGCGAGCAGTTCCTGGCCTTGTGCATGGTGAGGAGGCAATTTCCACCACCACCGGAGATGCCCCCTGTCCCTTCACCCATCTGGCTGCTGACCATCTACAGCTACGACATTCTCATGCGGCTGGATGAGTACAAGGCCAGGATCATGTCCACCTTCGGATCCATCTTAAAGATGGATTCCACCAAGAAG GTGACGAATAAGCTCGCTGGTACCGCCACAGACACGGCCGCCTGGGCCACCAACATCGGCAACGAACATGGGCAGGTCCTCATCAGCTCCGAGGGCTCTGACGGCCTGTCCATGATGGCGGCCGGGTTAATAAGGCGGTACCGACTCGCCGGGGTACCCCCCCCCCCAGCTCCTATATGTCGATCGGGACTGCTGCAACAGAGACGGCTTGTCCAAGACAGCTGCCTTGTTTTCGgtgtgaaatgtttttgtaattctaCTGTTGTGAGCCTTAGCATTATTCTCTCAAGttataaaaccaaaaaaatatgtaaaaacaagTGA